In a genomic window of Thiolapillus brandeum:
- a CDS encoding DUF1501 domain-containing protein encodes MSNNQYTRRQFMRLSLAAAATLSPLSALARQPRSAGKAPGGSFKALVVVLLEGGADVFNMIAPTQADKYADYRATRENIALPLNTLLPFSHANQNGLNPESYGMRSNMSAMHSLFEQGKLAIVANTGTLVQPVTRTDVENGAPVPFELFAHNTQRSQWMLGDATGSQHQGWAARIGNQLYAEGNPWFNVNVSDSNNLLQTGGFAEAIHFDDAYISPNTMNTYGFGPESGGGELGKVYQNIYKQQQESPNRLMATFARRRMNELLRPNRLEGLFDNVLQFDGFGDGVHETGKPLGRQLELVANILSVRQEFETRFQTERQIFFVNQHGWDTHDSDNEHQVGYLSESLAAFQNALAEMGIEDQVTTLTLSDFGRSLTSNNAGTDHGWGTHAFVMGGAVNGGDIYGRMPEMRNDSPDAWSDRMIPTTAMESYLASATRWLGLSDAELGSLFPNLASFPDGDPGFMS; translated from the coding sequence ATGAGTAACAACCAATACACACGAAGGCAGTTCATGCGCCTGTCCCTGGCAGCGGCAGCCACTTTGAGCCCCTTGTCCGCCCTGGCCCGTCAACCTCGATCAGCGGGGAAGGCACCGGGAGGCTCTTTCAAGGCACTGGTGGTCGTGCTCCTTGAAGGAGGCGCTGATGTATTCAACATGATTGCCCCCACCCAGGCGGACAAGTATGCAGACTACCGGGCCACGCGGGAAAACATCGCACTGCCCCTGAATACTCTGCTGCCATTCAGCCATGCCAATCAAAACGGCCTCAATCCGGAAAGCTATGGCATGCGCAGCAACATGAGCGCCATGCACAGCCTGTTCGAACAGGGCAAACTGGCCATAGTCGCCAACACCGGTACACTGGTGCAGCCCGTAACCCGCACAGACGTGGAAAACGGCGCTCCCGTTCCTTTCGAACTCTTTGCCCACAACACCCAGCGTAGCCAGTGGATGCTTGGTGATGCCACAGGCTCACAACACCAGGGCTGGGCTGCCCGGATTGGCAACCAGCTGTACGCTGAAGGCAATCCATGGTTCAACGTCAATGTTTCGGACAGCAACAACCTGTTGCAAACCGGCGGTTTTGCCGAGGCCATTCATTTCGACGACGCCTACATATCCCCGAACACCATGAACACCTATGGTTTCGGCCCGGAGTCCGGCGGTGGCGAACTGGGCAAGGTTTACCAGAACATCTACAAACAACAACAGGAAAGCCCCAACAGACTGATGGCCACTTTCGCTCGCCGGAGAATGAACGAGCTGCTGCGTCCAAACCGTCTGGAAGGCCTGTTCGACAACGTTCTTCAGTTTGACGGGTTTGGCGATGGCGTGCATGAAACCGGCAAGCCCCTGGGCCGGCAACTGGAGCTGGTAGCCAATATTCTTTCCGTAAGACAGGAGTTCGAGACCAGGTTCCAGACCGAGCGGCAAATCTTCTTTGTCAATCAGCATGGCTGGGATACCCATGACAGTGACAACGAGCACCAGGTCGGTTACCTCAGCGAGTCCCTGGCGGCCTTCCAAAACGCACTGGCCGAGATGGGCATCGAGGATCAGGTAACCACCCTGACCCTGTCCGATTTCGGGCGATCTCTCACCTCCAACAACGCTGGCACCGACCACGGTTGGGGTACGCATGCCTTTGTCATGGGAGGTGCGGTGAACGGCGGGGACATCTACGGTCGCATGCCGGAAATGCGCAATGATTCACCTGATGCCTGGTCGGACAGAATGATCCCCACCACGGCCATGGAGAGCTATCTCGCGAGCGCAACCCGCTGGCTGGGCCTTTCCGATGCGGAACTGGGCAGCCTGTTCCCGAATCTTGCCTCATTTCCCGACGGGGATCCGGGATTCATGAGCTGA
- a CDS encoding peroxiredoxin has product MLQKQDQAPDFELPTADMSMVKLSDYAGKKNLVLYFYPKDDTPGCTIEAMDFSELVDEFAAMDTVVLGISRDTCISHAAFRDKYGLTVELVADVDGEACEAYGVMKKKVVNGQERMGIQRSTFIIDKSGRVQHALYDVSPKGHAREVLELLRQL; this is encoded by the coding sequence ATGTTGCAAAAGCAGGATCAGGCGCCGGATTTCGAGTTGCCTACGGCAGACATGAGCATGGTAAAGCTTTCGGACTATGCCGGGAAAAAGAACCTGGTGCTGTACTTCTATCCCAAGGATGATACGCCGGGCTGCACCATCGAAGCCATGGATTTCAGTGAGCTTGTGGATGAGTTTGCCGCCATGGATACTGTTGTTCTGGGTATCAGCCGGGACACCTGCATCAGCCATGCGGCGTTTCGCGACAAGTATGGATTGACTGTCGAATTGGTGGCGGATGTCGATGGTGAGGCCTGTGAGGCGTATGGCGTGATGAAAAAGAAAGTCGTCAATGGCCAGGAGCGCATGGGCATACAGCGCTCCACTTTCATCATCGACAAGTCAGGCCGGGTGCAACATGCGCTGTATGACGTTTCTCCCAAGGGGCATGCCCGGGAAGTGCTGGAGTTGTTGCGCCAACTGTAA